One Vigna unguiculata cultivar IT97K-499-35 chromosome 7, ASM411807v1, whole genome shotgun sequence genomic region harbors:
- the LOC114192624 gene encoding uncharacterized protein LOC114192624 — protein MIPACFSQPNTPPSSSTTQAPQNLVTCIYQTQLCNSLTYLTLTWFRTLLSHSLTIYAPHTFSITITLNPSTLSFFRTRPGSKSIYLTRPHKRSHKIKLHWDFSGALFSTRNSAEPESCFYLAICCNGKVEFFLGDLFRILPLQLSTHQTGDQTLVSRREHVFGSTSYVSRGEFLGSKREIEIELCSGEVLRVKMDGQVCLVVKRLAWKFRGNEKIFIDGVEVEFYWDVLSWVVDSENGNGYGVFVFQVGDGGAVWPEMVGPEKKLMKKRLVGPTMTSSIATLSPTNSGVLQWTEESSDGGRSSCSSSTRSCGSSNGGFSLLLYAWRRD, from the coding sequence ATGATCCCAGCTTGTTTCAGCCAACCCAACACACCTCCCAGTTCAAGCACCACTCAAGCGCCACAAAACCTGGTAACCTGCATATACCAAACTCAACTTTGCAACTCCCTCACCTACCTTACACTCACCTGGTTCAGAACACTTCTCTCTCACTCTTTAACCATTTACGCTCCTCACACCTTCTCTATCACCATCACTCTTAACCCTTCAACCCTCTCCTTCTTCCGAACTCGACCAGGATCCAAGTCCATCTACCTCACGCGCCCCCACAAACGTTCTCACAAAATCAAGCTTCATTGGGACTTCTCTGGAGCACTGTTCAGTACTCGAAACTCGGCTGAGCCTGAGTCATGCTTCTACCTTGCAATCTGCTGCAATGGCAAGGTTGAATTCTTTCTGGGTGACCTTTTTCGTATTCTTCCGTTGCAGCTTTCAACTCACCAAACGGGCGACCAAACTCTTGTGTCCAGAAGGGAGCACGTGTTTGGAAGCACGAGTTACGTGTCAAGGGGTGAGTTCTTGGGTTCCAAACGTGAAATAGAGATTGAATTATGCAGTGGAGAAGTGCTGAGGGTGAAAATGGATGGTCAGGTTTGCTTGGTGGTGAAAAGGCTGGCGTGGAAATTCAGAGGCAACGAGAAAATCTTCATCGATGGTGTTGAAGTAGAGTTCTACTGGGACGTGTTGAGTTGGGTGGTTGATAGTGAAAACGGCAATGGCTATGGCGTTTTTGTGTTTCAAGTAGGTGATGGTGGCGCAGTGTGGCCTGAAATGGTGGGGCCGGAgaagaagttgatgaagaagAGGTTGGTGGGACCCACTATGACGTCGTCAATTGCGACACTGTCTCCGACGAACTCTGGTGTGTTGCAGTGGACGGAGGAGAGCAGCGATGGAGGAAGGAGCTCGTGCTCTTCATCAACTAGGTCGTGTGGGAGCAGTAACGGTGGTTTCTCTTTGTTACTCTACGCTTGGAGAAGAGACTGA
- the LOC114192070 gene encoding serine/threonine-protein kinase WNK1-like isoform X2: protein MNGVTHLEPDDSEFVEVDPTGRYGRYNEILGKGASKTVYRAFDEYQGIEVAWNQVKLYDFLQSPEDLERLYCEIHLLKTLKHRNIMKFYTSWVDTANRNINFVTEMFTSGTLRQYRLKHKRVNIRAVKHWCRQILSGLLYLHSHDPPVIHRDLKCDNIFVNGNQGEVKIGDLGLAAILRKSHAAHCVGTPEFMAPEVYEEAYNELVDIYSFGMCILEMVTFEYPYSECTHPAQIYKKVVSGKKPDALYRVKDPEVRQFVEKCLATVSLRLSARELLDDPFLRIDDYEYDMRAVENAELDEFGSLIRQPFFDLHRSYSNFSTEYSNGFGYEGDWCPHPAEIEPSGIELFEYHDDEPSEDVDISIKGKRKDDGGIFLRLRIADKEGRIRNIYFPFDIETDTAISVATEMVAELDITDQDVTRIADMIDGEIASLVPEWRPGPGIDETPRFANQGMDVLQCMGGLRRLPSNLKSMTTMVEGI, encoded by the exons ATGAATGGGGTCACACACCTTGAACCAGATGACTCTGAGTTTGTTGAAGTTGATCCAACTGGCAGATATGGCAGA TACAATGAAATCCTCGGAAAAGGAGCTTCAAAGACAGT ATATAGGGCATTTGATGAGTATCAAGGGATTGAAGTTGCTTGGAACCAGGTCAAGCTGTATGATTTTCTGCAAAGTCCTGAAGATCTTGAGAGGCTTTATTGTGAAATTCACCTCCTCAAAACATTGAAGCACAGGAACATTATGAAATTCTACACTTCTTGGGTTGATACTGCGAATAGGAATATCAACTTCGTGACTGAAATGTTCACCTCCGGTACACTCAGACA GTATAGGCTAAAGCACAAGAGAGTTAACATCAGAGCAGTGAAGCATTGGTGTAGACAGATCTTGAGTGGACTTCTCTATCTTCATAGTCACGATCCGCCTGTGATCCATAGAGATCTAAAATGTGATAACATTTTTGTCAATGGAAACCAAGGGGAAGTGAAAATTGGGGATCTTGGTTTGGCAGCAATTCTCCGGAAATCTCATGCAGCTCATTGTGTAG GGACGCCCGAGTTCATGGCCCCTGAAGTATATGAAGAGGCATATAATGAGCTAGTTGACATCTATTCCTTTGGGATGTGCATACTAGAGATGGTCACGTTCGAATATCCTTATAGTGAATGTACTCATCCGGCTCAAATATATAAGAAAGTTGTTTCT GGGAAAAAGCCAGATGCTTTATATAGAGTGAAGGATCCGGAGGTGCGACAATTTGTTGAAAAATGCTTGGCCACAGTGTCTCTTAGGCTTTCTGCAAGGGAGCTTCTAGATGATCCATTTCTTCGAATTGATGATTATGAATATGATATGAGAGCTGTAGAAAATGCAGAATTGGATGAATTTGGTTCTCTCATCAGACAACCATTCTTTGATCTTCATCGAAGCTACAGTAACTTCAGTACTGAATACTCAAACGGCTTCGGGTATGAAGGAGACTGGTGTCCTCATCCGGCAGAGATTGAACCAAGTGGAATTGAACTTTTTGAGTACCATGATGATGAACCCTCTGAAGATGTTGACATAAGCATCAAGGGCAAGAGGAAAGATGATGGTGGCATCTTTTTGAGACTAAGAATTGCTGATAAAGAAG GTCGCATCCGGAATATTTATTTCCCTTTTGACATAGAGACGGACACAGCAATAAGTGTGGCAACTGAAATGGTTGCAGAGCTCGACATTACGGACCAGGATGTTACCAGAATAGCTGATATGATTGATGGGGAAATTGCTTCCTTGGTACCTGAATGGAGACCAGGACCAGGAATTGACGAAACTCCCCGTTTTGCAAATCAAG GCATGGATGTGCTTCAATGCATGGGCGGTTTGAGGAGATTACCTTCCAATCTGAAGAGTATGACAACCATGGTAGAGGGGATCTGA
- the LOC114191961 gene encoding zeta-carotene desaturase, chloroplastic/chromoplastic produces the protein MAMASLIQCSVTSFSATRGGDSAGFFSPFTTRFSKNRKCRVRCSLDDNVSDMSVNAPKGLFPPEPEHYRGPKLKVAIVGAGLAGMSTAVELLDQGHEVDIYESRPFIGGKVGSFVDKRGNHIEMGLHVFFGCYNNLFRLMKKVGANDNLLVKDHTHTFVNKGGQIGELDFRFPVGAPIHGIRAFLTTNQLNTYDKARNAVALALSPVVRALVDPDGALRDIRNLDSISFSDWFLSKGGTRMSIQKMWDPVAYALGFIDCDNISARCMLTIFALFATKTEASLLRMLKGSPDVYLSGPIRKYITDRGGRFHLRWGCRELLYDKTADGSIYVTGLSMSKATEKKIVKADAYVAACDVPGIKRLIPSEWREQQFFNNIYELVGVPVVTVQLRYNGWVTELQDLEKSRQLKKAVGLDNLLYTPDADFSCFADLALSSPENYYIEGQGSLLQCVLTPGDPYMPLPNDEIIARVAKQVLALFPSSQGLEVTWSSVVKIGQSLYREGPGKDPFRPDQKTPVKNFFLAGSYTKQDYIDSMEGATLSGRQASAYICDAGEGLVALRKELDAEFKDDLKFTNTKDKLSLV, from the exons ATGGCTATGGCGTCTCTGATTCAGTGTTCGGTTACTTCCTTTTCTGCAACTCGAGGAGGAGACTCTGCTGGCTTCTTTTCCCCCTTCACTACCCGTTTCTCGAAGAACCGCAAGTGTCGGGTTAGATGCTCCTTAGATGATAATGTTTCCGACATGAGCGTTAACG CACCAAAAGGGTTGTTTCCGCCTGAACCTGAACATTATCGAGGACCCAAGCTGAAAGTGGCTATTGTTGGAGCTGGGCTTGCAGGCATGTCAACTGCAGTGGAGCTCTTGGATCAAGGTCACGAG GTGGATATATATGAGTCAAGGCCTTTTATTGGTGGCAAAGTTGGCTCCTTTGTTGACAAACGTGGGAATCACATTGAAATGGGATTGCATGTTTTCTTTGGCTGCTATAACAATCTTTTCCGATTGATGAAGAAG GTGGGTGCAAATGACAATCTACTTGTAAAAGATCACACTCACACTTTTGTTAACAAAGGAGGTCAAATTGGAG AGCTAGATTTTCGCTTCCCAGTTGGAGCACCAATACATGGAATAAGGGCATTTTTGACCACCAATCAGCTTAAT ACCTATGATAAAGCTAGAAATGCTGTGGCTCTTGCACTGAGTCCAGTTGTCAGAGCTCTTGTTGATCCAGATGGTGCTCTCAGGGACATAAGGAATTTGGATAGT ATTAGTTTTTCAGATTGGTTTTTATCCAAAGGTGGCACACGCATGAGTATTCAAAAAATGTGGGATCCAGTTGCCTATGCCCTTGGGTTTATTGACTGTGATAATATCAGTGCCCGCTGCATGCTTACCATATTTGCATTGTTTGCCACAAAGACTGAGGCTTCCCTTTTGCGAATGCTAAAGGGTTCACCAGACGTTTATTTGAGTGGTCCCATCAGGAAGTACATCACGGATAGAGGGGGCAG ATTCCATCTTAGGTGGGGATGCAGAGAACTACTTTATGACAAAACTGCTGATGGGAGTATTTATGTTACAGGACTTTCCATGTCAAAG gctactgaaaagaaaattgtgaaagcTGATGCTTATGTTGCTG CTTGTGATGTCCCCGGAATTAAGAGATTAATTCCATCGGAGTGGAGAGAACAACAGTTTTTCAATAACATCTATGAACTAGTTGGAGTTCCTGTTGTCACAGTGCAACTCAGATACAATGGTTGGGTCACAGAGTTGCAAGATCTAGAAAAGTCTAG GCAACTGAAGAAAGCTGTTGGGTTGGATAATCTTCTCTATACACCAGATGCAGATTTTTCTTGCTTTGCAGACCTGGCACTTTCATCTCCAGAAAATTATTACATTGAGGGACAAGGATCATTGCTCCA ATGTGTTCTGACGCCAGGAGATCCATACATGCCCTTACCAAATGACGAAATCATTGCAAGGGTAGCAAAACAG GTTTTGGCACTGTTTCCATCATCTCAAGGTTTGGAAGTGACTTGGTCATCTGTTGTTAAAATTGGTCAATCTCTGTACCGCGAGGGACCTGGCAAAGATCCATTTAGACCAGATCAAAAGACACCAGTGAAGAATTTCTTTCTTGCTGGCTCTTACACAAAACAG GACTACATAGACAGCATGGAAGGTGCAACTTTGTCTGGCAGACAAGCTTCAGCCTATATCTGTGATGCAGGGGAAGGATTAGTAGCATTGCGGAAGGAGCTTGATGCTGAGTTCAAAGACGACCTAAAATTTACAAATACTAAAGATAAATTGAGCCTAGTATGA
- the LOC114192625 gene encoding uncharacterized protein LOC114192625: MVYVSSEMAKLWCFSGKPPLPSRNQLRRNHGVQRYSNTDVPKSMKTYASMNKESKSETPQMLKIVVSGVTELLRVFSPSFDQASFEKQRDEFPISTVDDVLSIIKSDYDNAYFVTGNFTSSIYAENCIFEDPTIKFRGRELYARNLKLLVPFFDRASIILQKIEKDVDSDRNFVLASWKLRTNLKLPWRPLISIDGSTIYELNEDYRIVRHVESWDVSAVEAVFQIFSLNSGG, translated from the exons ATGGTGTACGTGTCTTCGGAAATGGCGAAACTATGGTGCTTCAGTGGAAAACCTCCACTACCTTCACGCAACCAG TTGCGAAGGAATCACGGCGTTCAAAGGTACTCAAACACTGACGTACCCAAAAGCATGAAGACTTATGCAAGTATGAATAAGGAAAGTAAAAGTGAAACCCCTCAGATGTTGAAAATAGTAGTGAGTGGAGTGACAGAGCTCTTGAGGGTTTTCTCTCCTTCTTTCGATCAAGCAAG CTTTGAGAAACAGAGAGATGAATTCCCAATTTCAACCGTCGATGATGTTCTAAGTATCATCAAATCTGATTACGACAACGCCTATTTCGTAACAG GGAACTTCACTTCTTCAATTTATGCTGAGAACTGTATTTTTGAAGACCCAACTATTAAATTTCGTG GTAGGGAGTTATACGCACGAAACTTGAAGTTGCTTGTTCCATTCTTTGACCGTGCATCAATTATACTACAAAAGATTGAGAAG GATGTTGACTCCGACAGAAATTTTGTGCTGGCATCTTGGAAACTAAG GACCAACTTGAAGCTTCCTTGGAGGCCTCTGATTTCTATTGATGGAAGCacaatttatgaattaaatgaAGATTACAGA ATTGTTAGGCATGTCGAGAGTTGGGATGTTTCTGCAGTTGAAGCAGTTTTTCAGATTTTCTCCTTAAACTCAGGTGGTTGA
- the LOC114192756 gene encoding uncharacterized protein LOC114192756 — protein sequence MSIEEEEHKHYSRALSSSYSNQATVGVPKYITRMSIAVVNSLTITEFVNEKAKFDSFVDEWFKTVDENGDGKLSCEEIRSGFGLLLPFGSDPPPRQENEAIFKRFDEDGNGALDREEFKSLMTEIMNALARGIGGSPIIVALGKDSFLTKPVQHELARLSSS from the coding sequence atgtccatagaagaagaagaacacaaACACTATAGCCGCGCACTCTCTTCCTCGTACTCAAACCAAGCAACTGTTGGTGTTCCGAAATACATAACCAGAATGAGCATAGCGGTGGTGAACAGCCTCACCATAACGGAGTTCGTGAATGAGAAGGCGAAGTTTGACAGTTTCGTGGACGAGTGGTTTAAGACGGTGGACGAGAACGGCGATGGGAAGCTGTCGTGCGAGGAAATCCGTAGCGGGTTCGGGTTGCTTCTGCCGTTTGGTTCGGATCCTCCGCCACGGCAAGAGAATGAAGCGATATTCAAGAGGTTTGATGAAGATGGGAATGGCGCACTGGATCGAGAGGAGTTCAAGTCCTTGATGACAGAGATTATGAATGCTTTGGCTCGTGGAATCGGTGGCTCTCCCATCATTGTTGCTCTTGGAAAAGATAGCTTCCTCACCAAGCCTGTTCAGCATGAATTGGCCAGACTCTCTTCTTCGTGA
- the LOC114192070 gene encoding probable serine/threonine-protein kinase WNK9 isoform X1, translated as MNGVTHLEPDDSEFVEVDPTGRYGRYNEILGKGASKTVYRAFDEYQGIEVAWNQVKLYDFLQSPEDLERLYCEIHLLKTLKHRNIMKFYTSWVDTANRNINFVTEMFTSGTLRQYRLKHKRVNIRAVKHWCRQILSGLLYLHSHDPPVIHRDLKCDNIFVNGNQGEVKIGDLGLAAILRKSHAAHCVGTPEFMAPEVYEEAYNELVDIYSFGMCILEMVTFEYPYSECTHPAQIYKKVVSGKKPDALYRVKDPEVRQFVEKCLATVSLRLSARELLDDPFLRIDDYEYDMRAVENAELDEFGSLIRQPFFDLHRSYSNFSTEYSNGFGYEGDWCPHPAEIEPSGIELFEYHDDEPSEDVDISIKGKRKDDGGIFLRLRIADKEGRIRNIYFPFDIETDTAISVATEMVAELDITDQDVTRIADMIDGEIASLVPEWRPGPGIDETPRFANQGFCHNCVSNHTSSGSFLDFLSHNPGDKNLQLGCCRHGCASMHGRFEEITFQSEEYDNHGRGDLNISSQLDSLQYQELWNQHESRELSPVESDQSHSDEQCEQLDKPLPAKDKEHDVWENKVSFNAANSLRNLSGSHDFSTIQSAYGDLGEDYEKEIQKELRWLRAKYQMELRDHKDKQFEQSSHSTNKEQKTENGFLSPSLTETSLKEGNNGTQMNPLTNKWHCGSSNHPHVHESSPNSDTQRAQNCEATESPGKGMVTAKSFYSGSLLPHSLHRTVSLPVDAVDI; from the exons ATGAATGGGGTCACACACCTTGAACCAGATGACTCTGAGTTTGTTGAAGTTGATCCAACTGGCAGATATGGCAGA TACAATGAAATCCTCGGAAAAGGAGCTTCAAAGACAGT ATATAGGGCATTTGATGAGTATCAAGGGATTGAAGTTGCTTGGAACCAGGTCAAGCTGTATGATTTTCTGCAAAGTCCTGAAGATCTTGAGAGGCTTTATTGTGAAATTCACCTCCTCAAAACATTGAAGCACAGGAACATTATGAAATTCTACACTTCTTGGGTTGATACTGCGAATAGGAATATCAACTTCGTGACTGAAATGTTCACCTCCGGTACACTCAGACA GTATAGGCTAAAGCACAAGAGAGTTAACATCAGAGCAGTGAAGCATTGGTGTAGACAGATCTTGAGTGGACTTCTCTATCTTCATAGTCACGATCCGCCTGTGATCCATAGAGATCTAAAATGTGATAACATTTTTGTCAATGGAAACCAAGGGGAAGTGAAAATTGGGGATCTTGGTTTGGCAGCAATTCTCCGGAAATCTCATGCAGCTCATTGTGTAG GGACGCCCGAGTTCATGGCCCCTGAAGTATATGAAGAGGCATATAATGAGCTAGTTGACATCTATTCCTTTGGGATGTGCATACTAGAGATGGTCACGTTCGAATATCCTTATAGTGAATGTACTCATCCGGCTCAAATATATAAGAAAGTTGTTTCT GGGAAAAAGCCAGATGCTTTATATAGAGTGAAGGATCCGGAGGTGCGACAATTTGTTGAAAAATGCTTGGCCACAGTGTCTCTTAGGCTTTCTGCAAGGGAGCTTCTAGATGATCCATTTCTTCGAATTGATGATTATGAATATGATATGAGAGCTGTAGAAAATGCAGAATTGGATGAATTTGGTTCTCTCATCAGACAACCATTCTTTGATCTTCATCGAAGCTACAGTAACTTCAGTACTGAATACTCAAACGGCTTCGGGTATGAAGGAGACTGGTGTCCTCATCCGGCAGAGATTGAACCAAGTGGAATTGAACTTTTTGAGTACCATGATGATGAACCCTCTGAAGATGTTGACATAAGCATCAAGGGCAAGAGGAAAGATGATGGTGGCATCTTTTTGAGACTAAGAATTGCTGATAAAGAAG GTCGCATCCGGAATATTTATTTCCCTTTTGACATAGAGACGGACACAGCAATAAGTGTGGCAACTGAAATGGTTGCAGAGCTCGACATTACGGACCAGGATGTTACCAGAATAGCTGATATGATTGATGGGGAAATTGCTTCCTTGGTACCTGAATGGAGACCAGGACCAGGAATTGACGAAACTCCCCGTTTTGCAAATCAAGGTTTTTGTCACAACTGTGTGTCTAATCATACTTCTAGCGGTTCTTTTCTGGATTTTCTCTCACACAATCCAGGTGACAAGAACCTGCAACTTGGGTGTTGTAGGCATGGATGTGCTTCAATGCATGGGCGGTTTGAGGAGATTACCTTCCAATCTGAAGAGTATGACAACCATGGTAGAGGGGATCTGAACATATCAAGCCAGTTAGACAGCTTGCAGTATCAGGAGTTATGGAATCAGCACGAAAGTCGTGAACTGAGTCCAGTAGAGTCTGATCAAAGCCATTCTGATGAACAATGCGAGCAATTAGATAAACCACTTCCAGCTAAAGATAAAGAACATGATGTTTGGGAAAACAAGGTTTCATTCAATGCTGCAAATTCTCTAAGAAATTTATCTGGAAGTCATGACTTCTCTACTATCCAATCTGCATATGGTGATCTAGGAGAAGACTACGAGAAAGAGATCCAAAAGGAACTCAGATGGCTAAGAGCCAAGTACCAAATGGAATTAAGGGATCATAAGGACAAACAGTTTGAGCAATCTTCACACAGTACTAACAAAGAGCAGAAAACAGAAAATGGCTTCTTGTCACCTTCTCTGACAGAAACATCATTAAAAGAAGGCAACAATGGGACTCAGATGAATCCTCTTACTAATAAGTGGCATTGTGGTTCCAGTAACCACCCTCATGTCCATGAAAGCAGCCCCAATTCGGACACCCAAAGGGCCCAAAATTGTGAGGCGACAGAATCCCCTGGCAAAGGTATGGTTACTGCAAAGAGTTTTTACAGTGGCTCGTTGCTTCCACACTCTCTGCACAGGACAGTTTCTCTACCAGTTGATGCtgttgatatataa